The following are encoded in a window of Novosphingobium sp. THN1 genomic DNA:
- a CDS encoding tetratricopeptide repeat-containing sulfotransferase family protein, producing the protein MIQPLRAPSPQQALAEGEALLASAPHKALTQAEAILRQAPGYPPAEFLAARALRKMGKGKQAVARLDALARANGRVPAVLWELGQAAAEAKDTQRAIAALQALTQLQPTVPGGWFLLARQLRKAGRTQDAWRADLSGVHASSRDTALLKAAVAVQDGDLEGADRMLAERLARDSDDPPALRLHGEIAWRKGEMTPAIARVEQAVASAPGFDLARDFLIRLLLQTNRLPEALEHAEVLQASPIPSPGHKLILASVLVRLGHQERAAGLYRDLLARDADQPQVWQNLGHVLKTLGRQAEAVDAYRAAVTRQPTMGEAWWSLANLKTVKLGPDDIAAMKAALASLEDTADERKEDVFHLHFSLGKAFEDARDHAASFAHYDKGNALRRTMILHDADAFSAEVEAAQRTFTSAFIATMGNGGCPAPDPIFVVGLPRSGSTLVEQILSSHPMIEGTMELPEMMMIGARLQSRVDEGEFADFAAMIASLTPADRQRLGEEYIERTRIHRQTDRPLFIDKMPNNWQHVGLIRLILPNARIVDARRHPLSCCFSGWKQHFARGQTFTYDLTDIGRYYSDYVGLMAAWDTQAPGHVHRVIYERMVADTESEVRRLLGYIGVPFDAACLEFYKTERAVRTASSEQVRQPIFRDGLEAWKPYEPWLGPLKSALGPVLDSYPDAPSV; encoded by the coding sequence ATGATCCAGCCTTTGCGCGCGCCCTCGCCCCAGCAAGCCCTCGCCGAAGGAGAAGCCCTGCTGGCAAGCGCGCCGCACAAGGCGCTGACGCAAGCCGAAGCGATCCTGCGGCAGGCTCCGGGTTATCCGCCTGCAGAATTCCTCGCTGCGCGGGCGCTGCGCAAGATGGGCAAGGGCAAGCAGGCCGTCGCCAGGCTTGACGCCCTGGCGCGAGCGAATGGCCGGGTCCCCGCCGTGTTGTGGGAACTGGGCCAGGCCGCTGCCGAAGCCAAAGACACGCAGCGCGCAATCGCCGCCCTGCAGGCGCTGACGCAGCTGCAGCCGACGGTTCCCGGTGGCTGGTTCCTCCTCGCCAGACAGTTGCGCAAGGCAGGACGCACGCAGGACGCATGGCGGGCCGACCTGTCCGGCGTCCACGCGTCCTCGCGCGATACCGCCCTGCTCAAGGCAGCGGTCGCGGTGCAGGATGGCGATCTCGAGGGCGCGGACCGGATGCTCGCCGAACGTCTCGCCCGCGATAGCGACGATCCCCCGGCGCTGCGCCTCCATGGCGAAATTGCCTGGCGAAAGGGCGAGATGACACCGGCCATCGCGCGCGTTGAACAGGCCGTGGCCAGCGCGCCGGGCTTCGATCTCGCGCGCGATTTCCTGATCCGCCTCCTGCTCCAGACCAACCGCCTGCCCGAAGCGCTCGAACACGCCGAAGTGTTGCAGGCCTCGCCGATCCCCTCGCCCGGCCACAAGCTGATCCTCGCCTCGGTGCTGGTGCGCCTGGGCCATCAGGAGCGAGCGGCAGGCCTCTATCGCGATTTGCTCGCCCGTGATGCGGACCAGCCGCAAGTCTGGCAGAACCTCGGCCACGTGCTCAAAACCTTGGGCCGACAAGCCGAGGCAGTCGATGCCTATCGCGCCGCCGTCACCCGCCAACCGACCATGGGCGAGGCTTGGTGGAGCCTTGCCAATCTCAAGACGGTGAAGCTCGGGCCTGACGACATTGCCGCGATGAAGGCCGCCCTCGCCTCGCTCGAGGACACCGCCGACGAGCGCAAGGAAGACGTGTTCCACCTGCACTTCTCGCTCGGCAAGGCGTTCGAGGATGCCAGGGACCACGCCGCCTCTTTCGCGCATTACGACAAGGGCAATGCCCTGCGGCGCACGATGATCCTGCACGATGCCGATGCCTTCTCGGCAGAGGTTGAGGCGGCCCAGCGCACGTTCACTTCCGCATTCATCGCCACCATGGGAAACGGCGGCTGCCCTGCCCCTGATCCGATTTTCGTCGTCGGCCTGCCGCGCTCGGGCTCCACGCTGGTCGAACAGATCCTGTCGAGCCATCCGATGATCGAGGGCACGATGGAACTGCCCGAGATGATGATGATCGGGGCGCGGCTGCAATCGCGGGTCGACGAGGGCGAGTTTGCCGACTTCGCCGCGATGATCGCCTCGCTCACCCCGGCCGATCGCCAGCGGCTCGGCGAGGAATACATCGAGCGCACCCGCATCCACCGCCAGACTGACCGCCCGCTGTTCATCGACAAGATGCCCAACAACTGGCAGCACGTCGGCCTGATCCGGCTGATCCTGCCCAACGCCAGGATCGTCGACGCGCGGCGGCACCCGCTGTCGTGCTGTTTCTCAGGCTGGAAGCAGCACTTCGCGCGCGGCCAGACCTTCACTTACGATCTGACTGACATCGGGCGCTACTACAGCGATTACGTCGGCCTGATGGCAGCGTGGGACACGCAAGCGCCCGGCCACGTCCACCGCGTGATCTACGAGCGCATGGTCGCCGATACCGAAAGCGAAGTGCGGCGCCTGCTCGGTTACATCGGCGTGCCGTTCGATGCCGCCTGCCTCGAATTCTACAAGACCGAGCGCGCGGTGCGCACCGCCAGCTCTGAACAGGTCCGCCAGCCGATCTTCAGGGACGGGCTCGAGGCGTGGAAGCCCTACGAGCCGTGGCTCGGCCCGCTCAAGTCCGCGTTGGGTCCGGTGCTGGACAGCTACCCCGACGCGCCTTCCGTCTAA
- a CDS encoding S8 family serine peptidase, whose product MARIAVIDSGVHPTHPHIDAARLLPGCAILADGTVLTDPGEALDKLGHGTAVTAAIQELAPQAEILTIRVFRDGLRASARALATGIRQALEAECDLINLSLGTASPAHAEVFALLAEEATDRGTLIVAAYEADGQPCWPGCLPQVLGVGLDWDLPRGTPALCADQRMVMASGYPRPIPGVEPRRNLYGVSFAVAQVTGWVAACGLRHRAEAIAACADLRTPQGAGAD is encoded by the coding sequence ATGGCTAGAATCGCGGTGATCGACAGCGGCGTCCACCCCACCCACCCGCACATCGACGCGGCGCGGCTCCTGCCCGGCTGCGCGATCCTCGCCGATGGCACGGTGCTGACCGACCCGGGCGAAGCGCTCGACAAGCTTGGCCATGGCACCGCCGTTACCGCCGCGATTCAGGAGCTTGCGCCGCAGGCCGAAATCCTGACCATCCGCGTCTTCCGCGATGGCCTGCGCGCCTCGGCCCGCGCATTGGCAACAGGCATCCGGCAAGCCCTCGAAGCCGAGTGCGACCTGATCAACCTCAGCCTCGGCACGGCAAGCCCCGCCCATGCCGAAGTCTTCGCCCTGTTGGCCGAGGAAGCGACAGACCGCGGCACCCTGATTGTCGCCGCGTACGAGGCAGACGGGCAGCCCTGCTGGCCGGGATGCCTGCCGCAAGTCCTCGGCGTCGGTCTCGACTGGGACCTGCCGCGCGGCACCCCGGCCCTTTGCGCCGACCAGCGCATGGTCATGGCCTCAGGCTATCCCCGCCCGATCCCCGGCGTCGAACCACGCCGCAACCTCTATGGCGTCAGCTTCGCCGTCGCGCAGGTGACCGGCTGGGTCGCGGCGTGCGGGCTGCGCCACCGGGCCGAGGCCATCGCCGCTTGCGCCGATTTGCGTACACCCCAAGGAGCCGGTGCCGACTAG
- a CDS encoding ABC transporter ATP-binding protein codes for MAKALRPRLVLVLLGSLLATGLTLAQPLISKLMIDEALLKRDWPMLVRIAGLMVGATVGGFAVNALVSYRYVSLSAQMLFDMRVALLRHLQRLSPRFYGSFRLGDLMSRLNSDVSDVQRVAGDTLLSVLSNLLFFAGSVAMMLWLDWRLFLVGTVLVPFAVMSFLHFQRRMTDLTRQMRERGADIGSLLADTILGMRTVNALGAEDHEAQRFARANSGFVATMLRMQTTSFLTGALPGTIVTASSAAVILYGGKQIIDGTMTIGALVAFITYHGRLLAPVQALMGLTASLATARVALARIFELFDTAPEVTEAEKPWPLPLVAREIRLEGVTMHHGREPVLQNASLAIPAGSLTAIIGPSGAGKSTLADLLVRFLDPVGGRVTIDGADLRDLSLADLRARVLLVDQAPFLFNATIAQNIAFARPEASPEQIASAASAAGLDALIARLPEGLATRTGERGLALSAGERHRIAIARALLRQPDVLILDEPTAALDEETERVVALGLRRALPHATLIVITHKPALAEMADHVIRLEGGKARIEPQVTAHG; via the coding sequence GTGGCTAAAGCCCTACGCCCCCGCCTTGTTCTGGTGCTGCTGGGGAGCCTTCTCGCCACCGGCCTCACCCTCGCCCAGCCGTTGATCTCCAAGCTGATGATCGACGAGGCGCTGCTGAAGCGCGACTGGCCGATGCTGGTGCGGATCGCCGGGCTTATGGTCGGCGCGACGGTGGGCGGCTTTGCCGTCAACGCGCTGGTGTCCTATCGCTACGTCTCACTCTCGGCGCAGATGCTGTTCGACATGCGCGTTGCCCTGCTGCGCCACCTCCAGCGCCTCTCCCCGCGCTTCTACGGTAGTTTCCGGTTGGGCGACCTGATGTCGCGCCTCAATTCCGATGTTTCCGACGTGCAACGCGTCGCCGGCGACACCCTGCTCTCGGTGCTCAGCAACTTGCTGTTCTTCGCAGGCTCCGTCGCCATGATGCTCTGGCTCGACTGGAGGCTGTTCCTTGTCGGCACTGTGCTCGTGCCCTTCGCGGTGATGAGCTTCCTCCACTTCCAGCGCCGCATGACCGATCTGACGCGCCAGATGCGCGAGCGCGGCGCGGACATCGGCAGCCTGCTCGCCGACACGATCCTTGGCATGCGCACGGTCAACGCGCTTGGGGCCGAGGACCATGAAGCACAACGCTTCGCTCGCGCAAACAGTGGCTTCGTCGCCACGATGCTGCGGATGCAGACCACCTCGTTCCTGACCGGTGCACTCCCCGGCACGATCGTCACCGCATCGAGCGCGGCAGTGATCCTCTATGGCGGCAAGCAGATCATCGATGGCACCATGACCATCGGCGCGCTGGTTGCCTTCATCACCTACCACGGCCGCCTGCTCGCCCCGGTGCAGGCGCTGATGGGCCTTACCGCCAGCCTTGCCACCGCGCGCGTGGCGCTGGCCCGCATCTTTGAACTGTTCGACACTGCGCCCGAAGTGACCGAGGCCGAAAAGCCTTGGCCCCTGCCACTTGTCGCCCGCGAAATCCGCCTCGAAGGCGTGACCATGCACCATGGCCGCGAGCCGGTGCTGCAGAACGCCAGCCTCGCCATCCCGGCAGGCTCGCTCACCGCGATCATCGGACCATCGGGCGCAGGCAAGTCCACCCTTGCCGATCTGCTGGTGCGCTTCCTTGATCCGGTCGGGGGCCGCGTAACCATCGACGGCGCGGACTTGCGCGATCTGTCGCTCGCAGACTTGCGCGCCCGCGTTCTGCTGGTCGATCAGGCGCCGTTCCTGTTCAACGCCACCATTGCCCAGAACATCGCTTTCGCCCGGCCCGAGGCGTCACCTGAACAGATCGCATCAGCCGCCAGCGCCGCCGGGCTCGACGCCCTGATCGCCCGCCTCCCCGAAGGGTTGGCCACCCGCACCGGAGAGCGCGGCCTTGCTCTCTCGGCGGGCGAGCGCCACCGCATCGCCATCGCCCGCGCCCTGCTGCGCCAGCCCGATGTGTTGATCCTCGATGAGCCCACCGCCGCGCTGGACGAGGAGACCGAGCGCGTCGTTGCGCTGGGCCTGCGCCGCGCCCTGCCCCATGCCACGCTGATCGTGATCACGCACAAGCCTGCCCTCGCTGAAATGGCGGACCATGTGATCCGACTGGAGGGCGGCAAGGCGCGCATCGAACCGCAGGTTACCGCGCATGGCTAG